From Deltaproteobacteria bacterium, one genomic window encodes:
- a CDS encoding cytochrome c, which yields MKTVSAFITAALLFAATGIASAADDRHKHHSAPKPNTANALIEEMRTLDAAFREIVSAAALGDGHRVHQAIETLHGTMEKTQEALHHGKVKLRKNASKVKEFERMDHEFHADLEALAKAAHSSDMQRMGSITKKLLDGCISCHNVFRP from the coding sequence ATGAAAACCGTATCGGCCTTTATAACGGCTGCCCTGCTTTTTGCGGCCACTGGCATAGCGTCCGCCGCTGACGACCGCCACAAGCACCATTCGGCACCTAAACCCAACACAGCAAACGCGCTTATCGAGGAGATGAGAACGCTCGACGCCGCCTTCAGGGAAATAGTATCGGCAGCCGCCCTCGGGGACGGGCACAGGGTGCATCAGGCAATCGAAACCCTGCACGGGACCATGGAGAAGACTCAGGAGGCGCTCCACCACGGAAAGGTCAAGCTCAGGAAGAACGCATCGAAGGTAAAGGAATTCGAGCGCATGGACCATGAGTTCCACGCCGACCTCGAGGCCCTGGCAAAGGCCGCGCATTCAAGCGACATGCAGAGGATGGGTTCCATTACGAAAAAGCTCCTTGACGGCTGCATAAGCTGCCATAATGTTTTCAGGCCCTGA
- a CDS encoding MFS transporter: MSIGRYKDLIKSMGFQSFLWTQFLGAFNDNAFKIVLSLVAVNIAGSEGASGGAYLSMVGAVFILPFFFFSGYAGHVADVFNKRTVIIVTKGFEVVAVLFGFAALWSGRIELMLGTLFLMALHSTFFSPAKYGIVPEMLPDRDLSRANGLLEMSTFLAIILGTSLGTIMYSAWSDRLTVVGLVLVVTALVGMLMSFGVPIVTDSGAVKSFKWNPFSEIGKGSRSLLKNRLLLFTVCGITYFWFLGSLLQMVIILLGKEVMGLTDLWVGILIVFLAVGIGLGSITAGRLSGDKVEPGLVPLGWLGMGLFSLLLAFSPDSYPRTGAAMLMLGFSGGLFIVPLNALLQQKSAADEKGRIIATNNFFNTCGILAASGVLWVTTETLGLAADKIILAFGVVTLLSTVFVLKALPDFLTRFILWMLTHTLYKIKVVGQENVPLTGPALLVSNHMSFVDAFLVGACVQRFIRFLIYEYFYNIKPIQWLLRLMKALPIADGNRKEVFQSISRARDELKAGHMVCIFAEGAITRTGNLLPFKKGFERIIDGLDVPIIPVHLDRVWGSVFSFKGMKFFWKFPTHFPYPVTVSFGKPIHKGTAQDVRQAVMELGSAAHDHRRTPQDLLHLGFVREARSRLFSFCMADSTGKKLSWARALAGAIVLSRWAASNLKGEKVCLLLPSSVAGALANIALLMAGKVPVNLNFTASKEALESAVSQSGAREIITSRAFIEKAGIERDGRMLFLEDVMAKVSGTGRLLGMAAALLFPARLISALYCVNKDPRGLAAIIFTSGSTGVPKGVMLSHHNVISNVEGLQQIFVHSHRDTIMGTLPFFHSFGYTATIWFPLLSGFRSVYHPNPMDARGIGELTRKYRATMIMGAPTFFSHYVKKCEPGDFASLRYAVAGAEKLKPQVAAEFKSRFGLDLLEGYGCTEMSPVVSVNIPDIEHGGVRQRGSRPDTVGHPIPGVSAKVVSPETGKELPPGSEGMLLVKGPNLMLGYLGDPEATSRVLRNGWYVTGDIASIGEDGFITILDRLARFSKIGGEMIPHIRIEEALACALSSDCVVTAVPDMARGERLVALYTKRETAPEEAWKALAGTDLPRLWLPKRDSFFFVEELPVTATGKTDMKRIKALAAELARASGSFLGCVEPQDGGR; the protein is encoded by the coding sequence ATGAGCATAGGCAGATATAAAGACCTCATAAAGTCCATGGGATTCCAGTCCTTCCTCTGGACACAGTTCCTGGGCGCGTTCAACGACAACGCCTTCAAGATAGTCCTGTCCCTCGTGGCCGTGAACATCGCGGGCTCGGAAGGCGCTTCCGGCGGGGCGTACCTCTCAATGGTGGGCGCGGTCTTCATACTCCCCTTCTTCTTCTTCTCCGGGTACGCTGGCCACGTTGCGGACGTCTTCAACAAGCGGACAGTCATAATCGTCACCAAGGGATTCGAGGTAGTCGCGGTGCTCTTCGGCTTCGCCGCGCTCTGGTCCGGAAGGATCGAGCTCATGCTCGGGACCCTCTTCCTCATGGCGCTCCACTCAACATTTTTCAGCCCCGCAAAGTACGGCATAGTGCCCGAGATGCTGCCGGACAGGGACCTCTCGCGCGCAAACGGCCTCCTTGAGATGTCCACCTTCCTGGCAATAATACTCGGCACCTCGCTCGGGACAATAATGTATTCGGCCTGGAGCGATAGGCTAACGGTCGTGGGCCTCGTCCTCGTGGTAACGGCCCTTGTCGGCATGCTCATGAGCTTCGGCGTGCCGATCGTCACGGATTCCGGCGCGGTCAAGAGCTTCAAATGGAACCCCTTCTCGGAAATCGGCAAGGGCTCCCGGAGCCTCCTTAAGAACAGGCTCCTCCTTTTCACCGTCTGCGGCATAACATATTTCTGGTTTCTCGGCTCGCTCCTCCAGATGGTCATAATACTTCTCGGGAAAGAGGTAATGGGCCTTACCGACCTCTGGGTCGGTATACTCATAGTATTCCTCGCGGTGGGCATAGGGCTGGGGAGCATCACGGCCGGGAGGCTATCGGGCGACAAGGTAGAGCCCGGGCTCGTGCCGCTCGGCTGGCTGGGCATGGGCCTCTTTTCTCTCCTCCTCGCCTTCTCGCCGGATTCGTACCCGCGGACCGGGGCGGCCATGCTCATGCTCGGCTTTTCAGGCGGACTCTTCATAGTTCCCCTTAACGCGCTCCTTCAGCAGAAGAGCGCGGCGGACGAGAAGGGCCGGATAATCGCAACCAACAACTTCTTCAACACCTGCGGCATTCTCGCCGCCTCGGGCGTGCTCTGGGTGACGACAGAGACACTGGGACTTGCGGCAGATAAAATAATACTCGCCTTCGGCGTGGTGACGCTCCTCTCGACCGTATTCGTACTTAAGGCCCTGCCGGACTTCCTAACTCGCTTCATCCTCTGGATGCTTACCCATACCCTCTACAAGATAAAGGTGGTCGGCCAGGAGAACGTTCCGCTTACGGGTCCTGCGCTCCTCGTATCAAACCACATGTCGTTCGTGGACGCCTTTCTCGTGGGGGCGTGCGTTCAGCGCTTCATAAGGTTCCTCATCTACGAGTACTTCTACAACATAAAACCCATACAGTGGCTTTTGCGCCTCATGAAGGCCCTGCCCATAGCCGACGGCAACAGGAAAGAGGTCTTCCAGTCCATCTCGCGCGCGAGGGACGAGCTCAAGGCCGGCCACATGGTCTGCATATTCGCCGAGGGAGCCATAACCCGGACCGGTAACCTCCTTCCGTTCAAGAAGGGTTTTGAAAGGATAATAGACGGCCTCGACGTCCCGATAATCCCGGTCCACCTCGACCGGGTCTGGGGCTCGGTCTTCAGCTTCAAGGGCATGAAGTTCTTCTGGAAGTTCCCAACGCACTTTCCCTACCCGGTCACCGTCTCCTTCGGAAAGCCCATCCATAAGGGGACGGCGCAGGATGTAAGGCAGGCCGTGATGGAGCTCGGGAGCGCGGCCCACGACCACAGGCGCACCCCTCAGGACCTTTTACACCTCGGTTTCGTCAGGGAAGCCCGCTCGCGCCTATTCTCGTTCTGCATGGCCGACTCTACCGGAAAGAAGCTCTCCTGGGCAAGGGCGCTCGCCGGGGCTATAGTCCTTTCGAGGTGGGCCGCCTCGAACCTCAAGGGAGAGAAGGTATGCCTGCTTCTGCCTTCGAGCGTTGCAGGGGCCCTCGCGAATATAGCGCTTCTCATGGCCGGAAAGGTCCCGGTGAACCTTAACTTCACCGCTAGCAAGGAGGCCCTCGAGTCCGCCGTTTCGCAAAGCGGCGCCCGCGAGATAATCACCTCAAGGGCCTTTATCGAAAAGGCGGGCATCGAGCGGGACGGGAGGATGCTCTTCCTCGAAGACGTAATGGCAAAGGTCTCCGGGACCGGGCGCCTTCTCGGCATGGCTGCCGCTTTGCTTTTCCCGGCCCGCCTCATCTCGGCGCTCTACTGCGTAAATAAAGACCCCAGGGGCCTTGCTGCCATCATATTCACGAGCGGCTCGACAGGCGTCCCGAAGGGCGTGATGCTATCTCACCACAACGTCATCTCCAACGTCGAGGGGCTCCAGCAGATATTCGTCCATTCCCACAGGGACACCATAATGGGCACGCTCCCCTTCTTCCATTCATTCGGCTACACGGCGACCATCTGGTTCCCGCTCCTTTCTGGCTTCCGGTCGGTTTATCACCCGAACCCCATGGACGCGAGGGGCATAGGCGAGCTTACGCGGAAATACCGCGCCACCATGATAATGGGCGCGCCCACATTCTTCTCCCATTACGTCAAAAAATGCGAGCCGGGGGATTTCGCCTCATTGAGGTATGCCGTCGCGGGCGCGGAGAAGCTTAAGCCCCAAGTGGCCGCGGAGTTCAAATCCAGGTTCGGTCTCGACCTCCTTGAGGGCTATGGCTGTACGGAAATGTCTCCCGTTGTCTCGGTCAACATCCCGGATATCGAGCACGGCGGGGTGCGCCAGAGGGGCTCGCGTCCGGACACCGTAGGCCACCCCATACCCGGCGTCTCTGCCAAGGTGGTCAGTCCTGAAACGGGCAAGGAGCTACCGCCCGGTAGCGAAGGGATGCTCCTCGTTAAGGGGCCGAACCTCATGCTCGGCTATCTCGGGGACCCTGAGGCCACTTCGCGCGTCTTAAGGAACGGGTGGTATGTTACCGGTGACATAGCCTCCATAGGAGAAGACGGGTTCATAACGATACTCGACAGGCTCGCCCGGTTCAGCAAGATAGGCGGCGAGATGATACCGCACATAAGGATAGAGGAAGCCCTCGCATGCGCGCTTTCTTCGGATTGCGTCGTAACGGCAGTGCCCGACATGGCGCGGGGGGAACGGCTTGTGGCCCTTTATACGAAAAGGGAGACAGCGCCCGAAGAGGCCTGGAAGGCGCTGGCCGGGACGGACCTCCCTCGGCTCTGGCTCCCCAAGCGGGACAGTTTCTTTTTCGTCGAGGAGCTTCCGGTAACAGCGACCGGAAAGACGGACATGAAGAGGATAAAGGCCCTGGCAGCGGAGCTCGCCCGGGCAAGCGGTAGCTTCCTTGGCTGTGTCGAGCCCCAAGACGGGGGGAGATAA
- a CDS encoding isoaspartyl peptidase/L-asparaginase, which produces MVILVHGGAGAKKPLKRGLGKIGEALKTGYAMLESGEAALDAVTGAIALLEDSGFFNAGEGSNIQLDGVRRLDAALMEGESLRAGSVIGLEGFRNPIRAAREAMGLPNNVFTNTGAARIAEKAVLPRIGPPSVKVLERLEMARKTPAGKLYETYFSTVGAIAMDREGNLAAGSSTGGVFAMLPGRVGDTPLIGSGVYADNHLGAVSCTGRGEDILRLCLAKEVSMLMGRRAASQTARAALKRLAGLGFQAGFLALDRIGRYAIAHTTAYMAAGVAGPEGVFIGKSFETAG; this is translated from the coding sequence ATGGTCATACTCGTCCACGGCGGGGCAGGCGCAAAAAAGCCGCTTAAGAGGGGCCTGGGGAAGATAGGCGAGGCGCTCAAAACCGGATATGCGATGCTTGAGAGCGGGGAAGCAGCGCTCGACGCGGTCACCGGGGCCATCGCGTTATTGGAGGACTCCGGGTTCTTTAACGCGGGAGAGGGCTCGAATATCCAGCTCGATGGGGTTAGGCGGCTCGACGCCGCGCTCATGGAAGGAGAGAGCCTCAGGGCTGGCTCCGTAATCGGCCTTGAAGGCTTCAGGAACCCGATAAGGGCCGCAAGGGAGGCTATGGGGCTTCCGAATAATGTATTCACGAATACAGGGGCGGCGAGGATAGCCGAAAAGGCGGTCCTTCCACGCATCGGGCCGCCTTCCGTGAAAGTCCTTGAAAGGCTTGAGATGGCGCGGAAAACGCCTGCAGGCAAACTATACGAAACGTACTTCTCGACGGTCGGCGCAATCGCTATGGACAGGGAGGGGAACCTCGCGGCAGGCTCATCCACAGGCGGGGTCTTCGCGATGCTCCCCGGAAGGGTAGGCGATACGCCCCTTATAGGCTCCGGCGTATACGCGGACAACCATCTTGGAGCGGTCTCGTGCACCGGGAGGGGCGAGGACATATTGAGGCTATGTCTCGCAAAGGAGGTCTCGATGCTAATGGGTCGAAGGGCCGCGTCTCAAACCGCAAGGGCAGCGCTTAAGCGACTTGCCGGGTTGGGCTTCCAGGCTGGATTCCTGGCCCTGGATAGAATCGGGAGGTACGCGATTGCGCATACGACCGCTTATATGGCTGCGGGCGTTGCAGGCCCGGAAGGGGTCTTTATCGGAAAGAGCTTCGAAACGGCCGGCTAG
- a CDS encoding diguanylate cyclase, producing the protein MGKGRILVIDDDAFFRVLCSDMLAGGGYSVKTASSGKEALAVIEDESFDIVMTDLVMPDLSGIEVLERVKQQNTLTDVILVTGHGSIESAIAALRSGAFDYIMKPLNEAELLHTVGSCMEKRKLLEENQEMRQSLRLFEVSRAITTTLDIPRLYELTLDALLQTVPADSGIATFYESDLRTLAVKASRHIDPEQAERLAGFFKTIFEGDYEARPEIKVFSKSEFDFAENGPLKGFESFIVAPLARGQKAIGYFILLSRKPKEEYLEKDLMNASFIAEHASTAYENAEKYADAKEMAFIDSLTNLYNAKYLDLVLDKEIKRADRLRMPVTVLFLDLDNFKNVNDSNDHLVGSKVLVELGHLLLKCVREVDTVIRYGGDEFVIILADADHRAAMQVANRIRATIERHEFVQAEEKLVLRITASIGVATYPTHTRDMRELLKTADKAMYKAKDLSRNTVFLAPIPEIAAPK; encoded by the coding sequence ATGGGCAAGGGAAGGATTCTCGTAATCGATGATGACGCGTTCTTCAGGGTCCTTTGCTCTGATATGCTGGCGGGCGGAGGGTACTCTGTAAAAACCGCTTCCTCCGGAAAAGAGGCCCTGGCCGTCATCGAGGACGAAAGCTTCGACATTGTCATGACAGACCTCGTGATGCCGGACTTAAGCGGCATAGAGGTGCTGGAAAGGGTAAAGCAGCAAAACACCCTTACGGACGTCATCCTCGTTACTGGCCACGGCTCGATAGAGTCGGCCATAGCGGCCCTTAGGAGCGGGGCTTTCGACTATATAATGAAACCGCTCAATGAGGCGGAGCTCCTCCATACGGTCGGGAGCTGCATGGAGAAGCGAAAGCTCCTCGAAGAGAACCAGGAGATGCGCCAGTCGCTCCGGCTCTTTGAGGTGAGCCGGGCAATAACCACCACCCTCGACATACCCAGGCTTTACGAACTCACCCTCGACGCGCTCCTCCAGACGGTCCCCGCAGACTCAGGCATAGCCACTTTTTATGAAAGCGATCTAAGGACCCTCGCCGTCAAGGCGTCCAGGCACATAGACCCGGAGCAGGCCGAACGGCTCGCCGGGTTCTTCAAGACCATCTTCGAGGGCGATTACGAGGCCAGGCCCGAGATAAAGGTCTTTTCAAAATCGGAGTTCGACTTCGCGGAAAACGGGCCGCTAAAGGGGTTCGAGTCCTTCATCGTCGCGCCCCTTGCCAGGGGGCAGAAGGCCATCGGCTACTTCATCCTCCTCTCCCGCAAGCCGAAAGAGGAATACCTGGAAAAGGACCTTATGAACGCCTCGTTCATAGCCGAGCACGCCTCGACCGCCTATGAAAACGCCGAGAAGTACGCGGATGCCAAGGAGATGGCGTTCATAGACAGCCTCACGAACCTTTATAACGCCAAATACCTGGACCTCGTCCTCGACAAGGAGATTAAAAGGGCGGACAGGCTCAGGATGCCCGTTACGGTCCTTTTCCTCGACCTGGATAATTTCAAGAACGTGAACGACTCCAACGACCACCTCGTCGGCTCGAAAGTGCTCGTGGAGTTGGGGCATCTTCTCTTGAAATGCGTTAGGGAGGTGGACACGGTCATAAGGTACGGGGGCGACGAGTTCGTTATCATACTGGCGGACGCGGACCACAGGGCCGCGATGCAGGTCGCGAACAGGATACGGGCGACCATAGAAAGGCACGAGTTCGTGCAGGCAGAAGAGAAGCTTGTCTTGAGGATAACCGCCTCGATAGGTGTCGCGACCTACCCCACTCACACGAGGGACATGCGCGAGCTCTTGAAGACCGCCGACAAGGCCATGTACAAGGCCAAGGACCTTTCGAGGAACACGGTCTTCCTCGCGCCCATTCCGGAAATCGCAGCCCCCAAATAG
- a CDS encoding ribonuclease H-like domain-containing protein — protein sequence MLKNTFCHIQGVGLKTERRLWENGIVNWDSPLGHFKLRRTAEGTFQSVLDESRLRLADGDPAFFGKLLPPKESWRIFSDFRDDAAYIDIETNGYVGSHGYITAISLYDGKRVRYYIRGENLDEFKDDIFGYKLLVTYNGRCFDIPFIESSMDIRLPHAHIDLRFVLRDLGFKGGLKGCEKLIGIDRGGLDGVDGYFAVLLWKDWRRNKNPKALETLLAYNIQDVVNLEPLMVTAHNLKVSSTPFAGDYRIEKVPAPPIDLPFKPDIETIDKIRIGLGRAPLNLAT from the coding sequence ATGCTCAAGAACACCTTCTGCCATATCCAGGGCGTGGGGCTTAAGACCGAGCGGAGGCTTTGGGAAAACGGGATCGTGAACTGGGATTCCCCTCTCGGTCATTTCAAGCTCAGAAGGACCGCTGAAGGCACCTTCCAGTCCGTCCTGGACGAATCACGCCTGAGGCTTGCGGACGGCGACCCTGCCTTTTTCGGAAAGCTCCTTCCTCCAAAGGAGTCCTGGCGGATATTTTCCGATTTCAGGGACGACGCAGCCTATATAGATATCGAGACTAACGGCTATGTGGGCAGCCACGGCTACATAACCGCCATCTCCCTCTACGACGGGAAGAGGGTGCGCTATTACATCCGGGGCGAGAACCTCGACGAATTCAAGGACGACATATTCGGCTACAAGCTCCTCGTAACCTATAACGGCAGGTGCTTTGACATACCTTTTATCGAGAGCAGCATGGACATACGCCTCCCCCATGCGCACATCGACCTGAGATTCGTGCTCCGCGACCTGGGCTTCAAGGGAGGCCTTAAGGGCTGCGAAAAACTCATAGGCATCGACCGTGGCGGGCTCGATGGTGTGGACGGCTACTTCGCGGTCCTCCTCTGGAAAGACTGGAGAAGAAATAAGAACCCAAAGGCGCTCGAAACGCTCCTGGCTTATAACATACAGGATGTCGTGAACCTCGAGCCGCTGATGGTCACCGCACATAACCTCAAGGTCTCATCAACCCCCTTCGCAGGCGACTACCGGATAGAAAAGGTGCCCGCGCCTCCAATCGACCTCCCGTTCAAGCCGGATATCGAGACGATAGATAAAATACGGATAGGGCTTGGAAGGGCGCCCTTGAACCTGGCCACTTAA
- the typA gene encoding translational GTPase TypA has product MEQTHLRNIAIIAHVDHGKTTLVDAMLKQAGTFRANEKVQERVMDNIDLERERGITIMAKNTAIEYDGVKINIVDTPGHADFGGEVERTLKMVDGVLLLVDASEGPLPQTRFVLKKALELELVPIIVINKIDRPDARIKEVINEVYDLFIDLDAKEEQLDFPIVYTNAKKGTATIDLNVDSADLRPLFELILKTVPPPKGDCQATLQVLVTNIDYSDYVGRLAVGRVFGGTIKAADTVAMVHADGRTVRAKASALYVFQGLERKDAALAGVGEIVALAGMEGVCIGDTITSAEAPMALPRIKVDEPTISMIFSPNTSPFAGKEGKFVTSRNLRERLEKELLYNVSIRVEFEKADAFRVMGRGELQLAILIEMMRREGYELSVSMPETITREIDGKLHEPMEHLVIDVPEEFIGVVTQQVGARKGRMQKMQNNGHGRVRMEFRIPSRGLIGFRSQFLTDTKGTGLLNHLFDGYEPWHGPMSTRATGALVADRAGTSTIYALYNLQPRGTLFIKEGVPVYEGMIIGENSRENDMDVNAVKEKKLTNMRASGSDDSMFLFPPKSHTLEQALEFIRDDELVEVTPASIRIRKRVLEAGKRPKRRE; this is encoded by the coding sequence ATGGAACAGACTCATTTGAGGAACATAGCTATAATCGCGCACGTCGACCACGGGAAGACAACCCTCGTTGACGCGATGCTCAAGCAGGCCGGGACCTTCCGCGCAAACGAAAAGGTCCAGGAACGCGTCATGGATAACATAGACCTTGAACGCGAGCGGGGCATAACAATAATGGCCAAGAACACGGCCATAGAGTACGACGGGGTCAAGATAAACATCGTAGACACGCCCGGGCACGCGGACTTCGGCGGCGAGGTCGAGAGGACCCTCAAGATGGTCGACGGGGTATTGCTGCTTGTCGACGCTTCCGAGGGGCCTCTCCCGCAGACGAGGTTCGTCCTCAAGAAGGCCCTTGAGCTGGAGCTCGTGCCCATCATAGTCATAAACAAGATAGACAGGCCGGACGCCAGGATAAAGGAGGTCATAAACGAGGTCTACGACCTCTTCATAGACCTGGACGCCAAGGAGGAGCAGCTCGATTTCCCCATCGTCTACACCAACGCGAAAAAGGGCACCGCGACCATCGACCTCAACGTGGACTCGGCCGACCTGAGGCCGCTCTTCGAGCTGATACTTAAGACCGTGCCGCCGCCCAAGGGCGACTGCCAGGCAACGCTCCAGGTCCTTGTGACGAATATCGACTACAGCGACTATGTCGGTAGGCTCGCGGTGGGCCGCGTATTCGGCGGGACCATAAAGGCGGCGGACACCGTCGCCATGGTGCACGCGGACGGAAGGACCGTAAGGGCAAAGGCCTCGGCCCTGTACGTTTTCCAGGGGCTCGAAAGAAAGGACGCAGCCCTGGCGGGTGTCGGCGAGATAGTCGCGCTCGCCGGAATGGAGGGCGTCTGCATAGGCGACACCATCACGTCCGCCGAAGCCCCGATGGCCCTCCCGAGGATTAAGGTCGACGAGCCGACCATTTCGATGATCTTTTCCCCCAACACCTCTCCGTTCGCGGGGAAGGAGGGGAAGTTCGTCACTTCAAGGAACCTGCGCGAGAGGCTCGAAAAGGAGCTCCTTTATAACGTTTCAATAAGGGTGGAATTCGAGAAGGCAGACGCCTTCAGGGTAATGGGCAGGGGGGAGCTGCAGCTCGCAATCCTCATCGAGATGATGAGGAGGGAGGGCTACGAGCTCTCAGTCTCCATGCCCGAGACCATCACCAGGGAGATAGACGGGAAGCTACATGAGCCCATGGAGCACCTTGTGATAGACGTGCCCGAGGAGTTCATAGGAGTTGTGACCCAGCAGGTGGGAGCCCGGAAGGGCCGTATGCAGAAGATGCAGAACAACGGACACGGCAGGGTGAGGATGGAGTTCAGGATACCCTCAAGGGGGCTCATAGGCTTCCGCTCCCAGTTCCTGACCGACACTAAGGGCACGGGCCTCCTTAACCACCTCTTCGACGGTTACGAGCCGTGGCACGGCCCCATGTCGACGAGGGCGACGGGCGCGCTCGTGGCCGACAGGGCCGGGACGTCGACAATCTACGCACTCTATAACCTCCAGCCCAGGGGGACCCTCTTCATAAAGGAAGGCGTTCCCGTTTATGAGGGCATGATAATAGGCGAGAACTCACGCGAAAACGATATGGACGTGAACGCCGTAAAGGAGAAGAAGCTCACGAACATGAGGGCTTCCGGCTCGGATGATTCGATGTTCCTCTTTCCGCCGAAGTCCCACACGCTCGAGCAGGCATTGGAGTTCATCCGGGATGACGAGCTTGTGGAGGTCACGCCAGCTTCAATAAGGATACGGAAGAGGGTCCTTGAGGCCGGGAAGAGACCCAAGCGCAGGGAGTGA
- a CDS encoding cupin domain-containing protein, producing the protein MRHYSLEGAPERPVSHDPELKKKILLEGPVSCVKRISHIVLEQGATASAHTHDNSSEVFYCVRGAITFSVMGEPILLKSGHLLVVEPGEEHAIVEVSAESEMVYMMVDEPR; encoded by the coding sequence ATGAGGCATTATTCCCTCGAAGGCGCGCCTGAAAGGCCCGTATCACACGACCCGGAGCTTAAAAAGAAAATCCTCCTCGAGGGACCGGTCTCCTGCGTTAAAAGGATAAGCCACATCGTGCTCGAGCAGGGGGCGACCGCGTCGGCCCACACGCACGACAACTCATCCGAGGTCTTTTATTGCGTAAGGGGCGCAATTACCTTTAGCGTCATGGGCGAGCCTATCCTTTTGAAAAGTGGCCACCTCCTTGTGGTCGAGCCAGGCGAGGAGCACGCCATAGTGGAGGTAAGCGCCGAATCCGAAATGGTCTATATGATGGTAGACGAGCCTCGCTAG
- the nhaD gene encoding sodium:proton antiporter NhaD gives MQSLTVSWIGYVSLAAFVLAYALVILEEKLHLRKSKPVILIGCLMWAFIAGYEAMNGGGHAEEHVKHMLVEIAELFFFVLVAMTYINTLQERMVFDALKSWLIRKGFAYRSLFYITGVITFFLSAVADNLTSALLMATVVSAVSSNRKFIVMGFVNIIVAANAGGAWSPFGDITTLMVWTAGRVNTLEFSGIVIPSIVNWLVPAAIMFPFLPKGRPEGSTEVIKMRYGAKRVIFLGFATIATAVSFHQFLHLPPFLGMMTGLGFLMFLGFYLKKKEHAFASHALEQNFDIFRKVERAEFDTLFFFFGIITAVGALQYIGYLALLSTNLYGGLGPTYANTAVGVISAIIDNIPVMYAVLQMSPEMGLDQWLLITLTAGTGGSLLSIGSAAGVAVMGVRRDVYTFMSHLKWAPAIALGYVASILVWWALVKV, from the coding sequence ATGCAGTCACTGACAGTCTCATGGATAGGGTACGTGAGCCTCGCGGCATTCGTGCTGGCATACGCGCTCGTGATACTCGAGGAGAAGCTTCACCTCAGGAAGTCTAAACCGGTCATACTCATAGGCTGCCTCATGTGGGCGTTCATCGCCGGGTACGAGGCGATGAACGGCGGCGGCCATGCTGAAGAGCACGTGAAGCACATGCTCGTCGAGATAGCCGAACTCTTCTTTTTCGTCCTCGTCGCCATGACCTACATAAACACCCTGCAGGAGAGGATGGTCTTCGACGCGCTGAAATCGTGGCTCATAAGGAAGGGCTTCGCATACAGGAGCCTTTTCTATATAACGGGCGTAATCACCTTTTTCCTATCTGCCGTCGCGGACAACCTGACGAGCGCGCTTCTTATGGCCACGGTCGTGAGCGCCGTTAGCTCGAACAGGAAGTTCATAGTCATGGGCTTCGTGAACATAATAGTGGCCGCGAACGCGGGCGGCGCATGGAGCCCGTTCGGCGACATCACTACCCTCATGGTCTGGACGGCCGGGAGGGTAAATACACTCGAGTTCTCCGGGATAGTCATCCCCTCGATAGTGAACTGGCTTGTCCCGGCCGCGATAATGTTCCCGTTCCTCCCCAAGGGCAGACCCGAGGGCTCTACCGAGGTCATAAAGATGAGGTACGGGGCCAAGCGCGTCATATTCCTCGGCTTCGCCACAATTGCCACGGCGGTGAGCTTCCACCAGTTCCTTCATCTCCCGCCGTTCCTGGGCATGATGACCGGCCTCGGGTTCCTCATGTTCCTGGGCTTTTATCTTAAGAAAAAGGAACACGCCTTTGCCAGCCATGCCCTTGAGCAGAACTTCGACATATTCAGGAAAGTCGAGAGGGCCGAGTTCGATACCCTGTTCTTTTTCTTCGGCATCATAACTGCGGTCGGCGCGCTCCAGTACATCGGCTATCTGGCGCTCTTAAGCACAAACCTCTACGGCGGGCTCGGGCCGACCTACGCGAACACCGCAGTCGGTGTCATATCGGCCATAATAGATAACATCCCGGTCATGTACGCGGTCCTCCAGATGAGCCCCGAGATGGGCCTTGACCAGTGGCTCCTCATAACCCTTACGGCAGGCACAGGCGGAAGCCTTCTCTCGATAGGCTCCGCCGCGGGTGTCGCCGTGATGGGCGTAAGGAGGGACGTCTACACCTTCATGTCCCACCTCAAGTGGGCCCCGGCAATCGCCCTCGGCTACGTCGCGAGCATCCTGGTCTGGTGGGCCCTGGTAAAGGTATAA